The following DNA comes from Gammaproteobacteria bacterium.
CAGTGGCTGCAGCCACTGGCAATTCGCTTATCGCGCGTTCTACACTGACTTCTTCTTCCAGTAGTGATCCTTCTTGGGCGAGGTTCACGATGACGAGACGTCTGTCACCTGTGAGTGCGACAATCGTCGTTTCTTCATCATCGCTCTGGGCAGCAAGATTGGTAAGTGAACGCCCTGTCTCATCGATCGCGATGGGGTTATCGCCGAGTGGAAAATCAATGCGCGGGGTGATAACGCGTTTGTCATTGGGGTAACTCACATCATAGACGTGGCGCAGTAGAAGAAGGCGGCCGTTCGAAAGGCCGAGGGCAATGGTGGCGTGCTCGGGATCGCCAACACTAGTGGCCGAGATGAAAGCGTCTGGCCCGATCGGAAGGGGTATCTTGTTTAAGGCCGTGCCATCCTTTGTGCGAAAGAATACTGCACGCGCGTCACTGGTGATGGCCAGCCCGATCTCGTTGTGTTCCTCGAGCGCTACATACAATGTCTCTGAAGTCTCACCGCCTGGCGGAGGATACTCGGCGACCCGCTCCATCGTGGCAGGCTTGAATAACGGCACGACGATATAGAGTAAATAGAAGAAAATCAGGACAATCACGATGATGACGCTGATGCCGCCAACGGCGATGCACTTCTCGGTGACCACGTCCTTGATGTGGCGCCAGAGGCGGTGTCGAACCGCAGCTGGATCGTGGTAACGCGGTAGTATCTTCTCGGCAACGGTGTACGCGTCGCTCATCCGAGCTAGTTTAGGGGTGAAATATGACAATTTGGTGACAATTCAAGGGAATGGCGGTGCGGACTGTGGCTAAGTGCAGCCGCACGTCAAGGCCAGCAAAAAAACGCCTTGCAGAGCAAGGCGTTCCCGGTAGGGGATGGGGAATTAATGATGTTGCGGGGACTAATGCGGGGTTTACTTGGAGCTTGCGACCTGCTTGTCGGTTATCTTTTCAAGTTCTTTACTTGCCACTTGGGCTGGCAAGGGGACGTAGCCATTCTTGACCACCACGGTTTGCCCCTGTTTTGACAGGATCATCTTGATGAACTCCCTTTCCAAGGGGGGCAGCGGTTTGTTGGGAGGCTTGTTCACATAGACATAGAGGAAACGGGCAAGCGGGTATCTACCGTTAATGGCGTTTTCGTGTGTTGCCTCCACGACAGACTCGCCCGCCTTTTTCGAAAGCGCAACCGCCTTGACACCGGACGTCTTGTAGCCGATCCCTGAGTAGCCAATGCCGTTGATGGATTTGGTTACGCCCTGCACCACGGACGCCGAACCGGGCTGCTCATTGACAGTGTCTTTGTAGTCGCCTTTGCAAAGGGCCTTCTTTTTGAAATACCCGTAGGTACCGGAGACCGAGTTGCGGCCATAGAGCTGGATCGGCCGCTTGACCCAGGCGCCGGTGAGGCCCAGTCGTCCCCACCGGGTGATGTCCTCGGGGTATCCACACTTGCGGGTTGCCGAAAAGACCGCATCGATCTCTGCAATCGTCATGCCCTTGATGGGATTGTCCTTGTTGACGTAGACGGCCAAAGCATCAATTGCAACGGGAACAGCCGTGGGTTTATAACCATATTTCTTTTCGAACGCCGCGACTTCCTTGTTTTTCATCTTCCGGCTCATGGGTCCAAGGTTCGATGTCCCCTCGGTCAGTGCAGGTGGCGCCGTTGATGAGCCAGCAGCCTGGATCTGAATGTTGACGTTCGGGTAGAGGCGTTTGAACTCTTCGCCCCAGAGCGTCATCAGATTGGCAAGGGTGTCCGAGCCAACGCTCGAAACATTGCCGGAGACACCACTCGCCTTGGTATAGGTCGCGAGCATCGGGTCAACCATCGAAGTGACAGAGTCGGCCAGTGTTGCGCCCGGGAGCAACGCGGTTACGATAAGGACTGCGGACAAATTGGATTGTCTTCCCATCATCATGTCGCAAGACTCCTCAAATGTGTTGGATTAGCAGTTGCCACCTGGAGTGCACGCCGGTCGTGTTTCAGAACCTGCAGCGAGTATGGGGCGCTTCTGTGACACCGCCGTGAAGGAATTGTGACAATTACGCGAGAGTGGCCTTCGCAGGCGGTGGGTTGGACTAGGCTGAGCTTGGAAGGTCGTGCTGGGCTGCTCTTTGTGCAATTGCAGCCGGCGGGAAATCACACCGGAAGGTACTCCCCTTACCCGGGATGCTGTCGATATGGAGCTTCCCGTTATGGCGGGCCAGCACGTGTTTGACGATGGCAAGCCCGAGGCCGGTGCCACCGCTCGCGCGCGCGCGCCCATTATCAACGCGGTAAAAGCGCTCTGTGATACGCGCGCGATGGGGTTCCGGTATACCAATGCCGGTATCACTGACCTCCATATGTGCACCTTCGCTATCGGAATACCAACGTATGCGTATGACACCCTTTCCCGGGGTGTACTGCACGGCGTTGACGACGAGGTTGGAGAAGGCGCTGTAGAGTTCATTGTAGTTCCCCATGATCCACAATTCGGGGTCGGCCTCGAGATAGAAAATATGTTCACGTTCTCCGCTCAAGGCATTTGCTTCTTGGTAGATCGCGCCGAGCATGTCGGCAACGCGAACGCCTTCGGGTGCAGGAACAACTTCCTCGTCCTCAAGCGCGGACAACAACAACAAGTCATTA
Coding sequences within:
- a CDS encoding phosphate ABC transporter substrate-binding protein PstS family protein — translated: MMMGRQSNLSAVLIVTALLPGATLADSVTSMVDPMLATYTKASGVSGNVSSVGSDTLANLMTLWGEEFKRLYPNVNIQIQAAGSSTAPPALTEGTSNLGPMSRKMKNKEVAAFEKKYGYKPTAVPVAIDALAVYVNKDNPIKGMTIAEIDAVFSATRKCGYPEDITRWGRLGLTGAWVKRPIQLYGRNSVSGTYGYFKKKALCKGDYKDTVNEQPGSASVVQGVTKSINGIGYSGIGYKTSGVKAVALSKKAGESVVEATHENAINGRYPLARFLYVYVNKPPNKPLPPLEREFIKMILSKQGQTVVVKNGYVPLPAQVASKELEKITDKQVASSK